The nucleotide sequence GGTTCCGCTTTCGAATTCGCTGGATATGCTGTTCATTGCAATTACCAAGGCAAACAAGAACATGACAATGCCCGGCGTGGTGAAGGTTACGGCGTAGTTGGGGTTTGCAGCTATGGCTTCGCCTGTGGTGCTGCTTAGGATCGGCGGCAAAGCCAAACTTATAATAGACAACGCAAGCGCGAGGATGACTATGCCCATGAATTTTTTCTTGCGTATGTTCCAAAGCATCTCGTAGCGTACAATTGCTAAGAACCGTGTAATCCAGCTTGGACGTGTCCGCGTAGCCGTTTGGGTGGTCATTGTTTTTTGCCTCCTTGTTTGTCTTTAGTTATGAGTTGTATGAATACGTCTTCAAGGTTGCTGGTTTTCTGGCTCATCCCAACGATGACGCCGCCCAACTTGGTCACCTGCTGTGAGACTGCTACGCGTACATCTTCGCGCGTGGAAACCTGAACCCTCAAAGTATTCCCCGTAACAATGACATCTGAAACAAAGGGCAGTTCGCGTACGCCCTCTACTATTTCTTTGGACATTTTGGAGACTTCTACGTGCATTAGTGCGGGTCCTGAGAGCATGCTTGAAACGTTCTGCAACGTATCCGACACCAACGCTTTGCCGCGGTTGATGATGGTTACGTCCGTGCAGATTTGCTCTACCTCAAAGAGCAGATGCGACGAGACCAAGACGGTGATGCCTTCTTTGGCGATTTCTTTTACGAGTTCGCGCACTTCAACCATGCCCACGGGGTCTAATCCAAGGCTGGGTTCATCCAAAATCACCAACTCGGGACTGTTCAAAAGCGCCTGCGCAATTCCAATACGCTGCTGCATGCCCTTGCTGTACTTGCCAATCAAATCATTCTCCCTGCCACGCAGCCCAACCAACTCAACCAAATGTGGAATCCGCTCCCTGCGCTCCTGCTCACTCATACCATACATGCGCCCATAAACATCCAACAACTCCGCCCCCTTCAAAAACTTTGGAAACTTGGGCAACTCAGGCATATACCCCACACCCAAACGTGAATCCGCCTGCTCCACAAACCAACCCAAAACCCCCGACTTACCATGAATCTCCTCACCCAAAACCTTCACAGAGCCCTCATCAGGCCTAAGCAGCCCAACCAAAACCTTAATCGTCGTCGTCTTACCCGCACCATTAGGACCCAAAAAACCATGAACCGCCCCACGCTTAACCCTTAAACTCAAACGGTCAACTGCAACCAAAGAATCATAACGCTTCACCAAACCCTCAGTCTCAACAGCAAACGACAACAAACAACACATCCAACAAGAAATATTTGAATATGCACATTTAAGCTTTAAGACAAACCAGAACAGGCT is from Candidatus Bathyarchaeota archaeon and encodes:
- a CDS encoding ABC transporter ATP-binding protein, whose translation is MSFAVETEGLVKRYDSLVAVDRLSLRVKRGAVHGFLGPNGAGKTTTIKVLVGLLRPDEGSVKVLGEEIHGKSGVLGWFVEQADSRLGVGYMPELPKFPKFLKGAELLDVYGRMYGMSEQERRERIPHLVELVGLRGRENDLIGKYSKGMQQRIGIAQALLNSPELVILDEPSLGLDPVGMVEVRELVKEIAKEGITVLVSSHLLFEVEQICTDVTIINRGKALVSDTLQNVSSMLSGPALMHVEVSKMSKEIVEGVRELPFVSDVIVTGNTLRVQVSTREDVRVAVSQQVTKLGGVIVGMSQKTSNLEDVFIQLITKDKQGGKKQ